A genome region from Astyanax mexicanus isolate ESR-SI-001 chromosome 19, AstMex3_surface, whole genome shotgun sequence includes the following:
- the socs1a gene encoding suppressor of cytokine signaling 1a produces MVAHSAVEDTSGTADRRAQRSRPHQHPSPRPDTQTHFPSFRSNADFETIKETTSMLEESGFYWGPMTVDEAHSKLKNESEGTYLIRDSQQKDVFFTLSYRASSGPASIRITFKNSRFSLAGSKESFDSLFKLLEHYTSSPKKSLVRPYRKVRVQSLQQLCRRQVVETCGGQASVDSIPVNPILKDFLRSFPFRL; encoded by the coding sequence ATGGTAGCGCACAGTGCAGTGGAAGATACTTCAGGCACAGCGGATCGCAGAGCACAGAGGTCAAGGCCCCACCAGCACCCCAGCCCCAGGCCAGACACCCAGACCCACTTCCCCTCCTTCAGGAGCAACGCCGACTTCGAGACCATCAAAGAGACCACCTCCATGCTGGAGGAGAGCGGCTTCTACTGGGGACCCATGACTGTGGATGAGGCCCACAGCAAGCTGAAGAACGAGTCCGAAGGAACGTACTTGATCCGAGACAGCCAGCAGAAGGACGTGTTCTTCACGCTGAGCTACAGGGCTTCCTCCGGGCCCGCCAGCATCCGGATTACCTTCAAGAACTCTCGTTTCAGCCTGGCCGGGAGCAAGGAATCCTTCGACTCCCTTTTCAAGCTGCTGGAACACTACACCAGCTCGCCCAAGAAGAGCCTGGTGCGTCCCTACCGCAAGGTGCGGGTGCAGTCCCTGCAGCAGCTCTGCCGCAGGCAGGTTGTCGAGACATGCGGCGGGCAGGCGTCCGTGGACAGCATCCCCGTGAACCCCATCCTGAAGGACTTCCTGCGCTCTTTCCCGTTTCGGCTGTGA